A genomic window from Candidatus Neomarinimicrobiota bacterium includes:
- a CDS encoding long-chain fatty acid--CoA ligase, whose translation MNNNYATIPEMFLDVCERYGDKDVYGYKQKGAWSTLSFRDVRREVEELAHGLASLGVDRGDRVAILSNNNPHWAMGDYAITSMGGVTVTVYPTLPPAQIQFILDDSQSRAIFVENREQADKVLEFFDQSKFLERMIVMNDDRLSKDNVHTFHDLLEMGKAGKESAAFDFLERANSVAPDDLLTLVYTSGTTGDPKGVMLTHNNLISNVRSALQTIPMNENDVFLSFLPLSHSFERMAGHYTAFTVGATVYYAESIDTVAENISEVRPTVMTSVPRLYEKMYARVLEKVASDPPLRQKIFWWAVRVGRKAVEYRQRNRPLPVGLKMKFSVADKLVFSKLKQRLGGRLRFFVSGAAPLSAEIGEFFASADIMILEGYGLTETSPVMTVNRLESFKFGTVGMPIPGVEVRIADDGEILNRGPNNMKGYFKSEEATREVIDDEGWLHT comes from the coding sequence ATGAACAATAATTATGCCACCATCCCTGAGATGTTCCTCGATGTTTGCGAAAGATATGGCGACAAGGATGTCTACGGTTATAAGCAGAAGGGGGCATGGAGCACGCTCTCCTTTCGAGATGTTCGCAGAGAAGTCGAAGAACTGGCCCACGGACTGGCTTCCCTGGGTGTCGACAGGGGAGACCGTGTCGCAATTCTCTCCAACAACAATCCCCACTGGGCCATGGGCGATTATGCGATTACCTCCATGGGTGGCGTCACCGTTACAGTTTATCCCACTCTGCCCCCGGCGCAGATTCAATTCATACTGGACGATTCCCAATCGAGGGCCATATTTGTGGAGAACAGGGAACAGGCAGACAAGGTACTGGAGTTCTTTGATCAGAGCAAATTTCTGGAAAGAATGATAGTCATGAACGATGACCGTTTGAGCAAGGACAACGTTCACACTTTTCACGACCTTTTGGAGATGGGGAAAGCCGGGAAGGAGTCTGCAGCCTTCGATTTCCTTGAGAGGGCGAATTCGGTTGCCCCGGACGATTTGTTAACGCTCGTTTACACCAGTGGGACTACGGGGGATCCCAAGGGTGTCATGCTAACTCACAACAATCTCATATCCAACGTCAGGTCGGCGCTTCAGACAATCCCCATGAACGAAAATGACGTTTTTCTCTCCTTCCTTCCGCTGAGCCACAGTTTTGAACGTATGGCGGGGCACTACACCGCGTTTACCGTTGGGGCGACAGTCTACTACGCTGAAAGTATTGACACGGTAGCCGAGAACATTTCGGAAGTGAGGCCTACCGTCATGACGAGTGTCCCTCGTCTGTATGAGAAAATGTATGCCCGCGTTCTGGAGAAAGTGGCGAGCGATCCTCCGCTGAGACAGAAAATCTTCTGGTGGGCCGTCAGGGTGGGACGAAAGGCGGTAGAGTACAGGCAGAGGAATCGGCCTCTCCCCGTGGGTCTGAAGATGAAATTCTCCGTCGCAGACAAACTGGTATTCTCCAAATTGAAGCAACGTTTGGGAGGGCGATTGAGGTTTTTCGTATCGGGAGCCGCGCCCCTGTCGGCCGAAATCGGGGAATTCTTCGCTTCCGCGGATATTATGATTCTTGAAGGCTACGGCCTTACGGAGACGAGTCCCGTGATGACAGTAAATCGCCTCGAATCCTTCAAATTTGGTACGGTCGGAATGCCCATACCTGGCGTGGAGGTGAGGATTGCGGATGACGGGGAAATCCTCAATAGAGGACCCAATAACATGAAAGGATATTTCAAGAGTGAAGAAGCGACGCGGGAGGTGATTGATGATGAAGGATGGCTTCACACGG